The following are from one region of the Aspergillus chevalieri M1 DNA, chromosome 1, nearly complete sequence genome:
- a CDS encoding uncharacterized protein (COG:S;~EggNog:ENOG410PV1W;~InterPro:IPR000719,IPR011009;~TransMembrane:1 (o365-383i);~go_function: GO:0004672 - protein kinase activity [Evidence IEA];~go_function: GO:0005524 - ATP binding [Evidence IEA];~go_process: GO:0006468 - protein phosphorylation [Evidence IEA]), with protein sequence MASNDIPDYKKLFLEAEKQRKQEEELRRQEEGLRKQEEQRRKQEEQRRKQEEQRRKQEEQRRKQAEEEQRHEAELRRQAEEQNRPTTFGELIRYGHNIIAKSLTIANQSRCTSGKISAPIGKSCPVKLRPWTECQTQQEEIYRSVCNHLGLTGNTARRAFPPLVALEYEGQNVKERPISSERDLEGYERSAVENHVRNIITELCKIPTARDEFRLGDGVQFDSHANSLDLQTNQPSRSGSSRPDQYCIHRIDDGTSTLLTTVEYKPPHKLPVESLRRGLKSMDFWGQVVKAHSVPNTEDEKAERVVGSVIAQEYHVMIQEGLEYSYVTNGLALILLRVPYEDPGTLYYHLCEPNEEVNSEDEQSFLQPATAIARVLCLCLMSFRSRPRSQQWRNEADAQLPIWESSFGSFDGAWSPVSEFESPQHTPNSKRTYPSPKSTTSEFLPPSSSSAESPTAEGRRAPTRSRPGCSPSTTTYHDESSDPDSDFEASGQKGQKRGLSEISSSPVQRTVRRAGSRHFSQSDSQHGRHDADFCTQRCLLGLQQGGRLDDDCPNVMLHKQGGDGRRHTIDSTTLVQLVKRQLGDNIDRNCTPMGDCGASGAPFKVTCAAYGYTVVGKGTTSCRWPELLREAEVYHVLQQAQGSAVPVFLGAIDLKKTYFLHGAGAIRHMLLMGWGGKPISSIENMPSCPESNREELNREISRSVKNIRSLGVFHEDLRPDNILWNAELRRALIIDFHWARLDRRPKRKRLLSCGAEARQPKQRRTIC encoded by the coding sequence ATGGCCAGCAACGATATTCCAGATTATAAAAAACTCTTTCTGGAGGCGGAGAAGCAACGGAAACAAGAAGAGGAGCTACGGAGACAAGAAGAGGGGCTACGGAAACAAGAAGAGCAGCGACGGAAACAAGAAGAGCAGCGACGGAAACAAGAAGAGCAGCGACGGAAACAAGAAGAGCAGCGACGGAAACAAGCAGAGGAGGAACAAAGGCATGAAGCAGAGCTAAGGAGACAGGCAGAGGAACAAAATCGACCAACGACCTTTGGCGAGCTCATTCGATATGGTCATAATATCATCGCTAAATCATTGACAATCGCAAACCAATCTCGCTGCACTTCAGGGAAAATCTCAGCACCGATCGGAAAAAGTTGCCCGGTAAAACTGCGCCCGTGGACCGAATGTCAAACCCAGCAGGAGGAAATTTATCGCTCTGTTTGCAACCATCTTGGATTGACAGGGAATACAGCACGTCGGGCTTTTCCACCCCTCGTTGCGCTGGAGTATGAGGGACAAAATGTCAAAGAGAGACCGATAAGCAGTGAACGGGACCTTGAGGGCTATGAGCGATCTGCTGTTGAGAATCATGTACGGAACATAATCACAGAGCTTTGCAAGATACCTACCGCTCGAGATGAATTCCGTTTGGGTGATGGAGTCCAGTTCGACAGTCATGCCAATAGCCTTGATTTACAGACAAACCAACCATCAAGATCCGGGTCTTCCAGGCCTGATCAGTATTGCATACACCGCATTGACGACGGTACTAGCACACTTCTTACCACAGTCGAGTACAAGCCTCCCCACAAGCTACCTGTTGAGAGCCTTCGCAGAGGTCTTAAATCCATGGACTTCTGGGGACAGGTGGTCAAGGCTCACAGTGTCCCCAATACCGAGGATGAGAAAGCTGAAAGGGTCGTTGGATCAGTGATCGCCCAAGAGTACCATGTGATGATACAGGAAGGACTTGAATATTCATATGTGACTAATGGACTTGCATTAATTCTTCTGCGAGTCCCCTATGAAGACCCAGGCACCCTGTATTACCATCTGTGTGAACCGAACGAGGAAGTGAACTCAGAAGATGAACAgagttttctgcagccagcAACAGCTATCGCTCGGGTATTGTGTCTTTGTCTGATGAGTTTTCGCTCACGTCCTCGTAGCCAACAGTGGCGAAACGAAGCAGATGCGCAGCTCCCAATCTGGGAGTCTAGCTTTGGTAGCTTTGATGGCGCTTGGTCTCCAGTCTCCGAATTTGAATCGCCACAACATACCCCGAATTCAAAGCGCACTTATCCTAGCCCCAAGTCCACCACATCCGAGTTTCTGCCGCCGTCGTCATCCTCAGCGGAATCCCCTACCGCTGAGGGACGCCGAGCGCCAACCCGGTCTCGGCCTGGCTGCTCACCTTCTACTACAACATACCATGATGAATCTTCAGATCCCGATTCGGATTTTGAAGCTTCAGGTCAAAAAGGTCAGAAACGCGGCCTCAGCGAGATCAGTTCATCGCCGGTCCAACGGACGGTACGCCGGGCGGGTTCGCGACATTTTTCACAGTCAGACAGTCAACATGGGCGGCACGACGCAGACTTCTGTACACAGCGCTGTTTACTGGGCCTGCAGCAGGGTGGTCGGCTCGATGATGACTGCCCGAATGTGATGCTCCATAAACAGGGTGGAGACGGTAGGCGGCACACCATTGATTCCACAACTTTGGTGCAACTGGTGAAGCGACAGCTGGGTGACAATATCGACCGGAACTGTACACCAATGGGAGACTGTGGAGCATCAGGAGCGCCGTTCAAGGTCACCTGTGCTGCATATGGGTACactgttgttggaaaagGCACGACCTCCTGCCGGTGGCCGGAGCTCCTGCGCGAAGCTGAGGTTTATCATGTCCTGCAGCAGGCTCAGGGTTCTGCAGTTCCTGTTTTCCTGGGAGCAATTGACCTAAAGAAAACTTACTTCCTCCATGGGGCTGGGGCAATTCGGCATATGCTACTTATGGGGTGGGGTGGGAAGCCTATCAGCAGTATTGAGAATATGCCTTCTTGTCCAGAATCCAATAGGGAAGAGTTGAATCGTGAAATCTCGAGATCTGTGAAGAATATCCGCTCTCTCGGAGTTTTTCATGAGGACCTTCGACCGGATAATATTTTGTGGAACGCTGAGTTGCGAAGGGCCCTGATTATTGATTTTCATTGGGCTAGATTGGACCGTCGACCGAAGAGAAAGCGGCTGCTTTCGTGCGGGGCAGAGGCACGTCAGCCAAAACAACGTCGTACTATTTGCTAA
- a CDS encoding uncharacterized protein (COG:S;~EggNog:ENOG410Q1JS) produces the protein MNRPLSEAAEVLRMKIKEMIPGAVEYDKSQLDDKSQPPKDIVFRKVGGGIKLYSGETLGILASHLVNEMNLGEGWGWNLAHFSEPKPIINNSKRMYLVPLSEGASLTPGGLLPEKSYTYITDQPTISSDTTVIFIASV, from the exons ATGAACCGTCCACTTTCTGAAGCCGCTGAGGTTCTTCGAATGAAAATCAAAGAAATGATACCCGGAGCGGTTGAGTATGATAAGAGTCAGCTGGATGATAAGAGTCAGCCTCCAAAAGATATCGTTTTCAGAAAAGTTGGCGGAGGAATCAAACTTTATTCTGGTGAAACACTTGGGATATTGGCATCACATCTGGTAAATGAAATGAATTTAGGCGAG GGATGGGGTTGGAACCTGGCACACTTTTCGGAGCCTAAGCCCATAATAAATAACTCAAAGCGAATGTACCTCGTGCCGCTATCAGAGGGAGCAAGCTTAACGCCTGGAGGCCTTTTGCCTGAAAAGTCTTACACTTATATCACGGACCAGCCTACCATTAGCTCCGATACAACTGTTATATTTATTGCTTCAGTCTGA
- a CDS encoding uncharacterized protein (SECRETED:SignalP(1-18)): MAISFFLTVFSPFYNCFGYTGEASNSSNPDALAPVFEDGPTQIDGCSGYRRHYIKGKLPNNKYQVACQMSQCYFNSGGDTATLNWIEYIIIGEGELCRSKRGKELLDDYLLCKGYHIVCL, translated from the exons ATGGCAATTAGCTTCTTTCTCACTGTCTTTTCGCCATTTTACAATTGTTTTGGATACACTGGCGAGGCTTCCAATTCATCCAACCCAG ATGCTTTGGCACCTGTATTCGAAGATGGCCCAACACAAATTGATGGCTGCTCCGGTTACCGAAGACATTACATAAAAGGAAAACTTCCGAACAACAAATACCAGGTGGCGTGCCAAATGAGTCAGTGTTACTTCAACTCAGGTGGAGATACAGCTACATTGAATTGGATAGAGTACATTATTATTGGAGAGGGCGAGCTGTGCAGATCAAAGCGTGGAAAAGAGCTGTTAGACGATTATCTACTCTGCAAGGGCTATCACATTGTCTGTCTGTAA